One Streptomyces sp. RPA4-2 genomic window carries:
- a CDS encoding branched-chain amino acid ABC transporter permease, with protein MRLPHGRVYVRAGCAVLLLGLPFYLERFWLQAGLFAMAAAIGAIGINLLTGATGQLSMGHAFFLAVGAYGYCVFAADGSDGLTGLGLPTWLAAVLAVGVSGVAGGLFSPIAGRLRGAYLGIATLALIFIGQHVLFNARDLTGGFNGRDVPPLSLFGLTFDDRETVIADVPFGSAEKLWYVGLLLLLAGALFARGVLRGRPGRALNAIRDHRIAAGVIGVPVARFRAGVFILSSMYAGLAGVLLALIFQRTVPDYFGITLSLDYLAMIVIGGLGSVAGAVVGAAFVSLLPQLLTHYSDALPLVSDPGTGGIAPGEAARYLYGAAVVAAVLFLPGGLVSVAARRRGRPNPGEER; from the coding sequence CTGCGGCTGCCGCACGGCCGCGTGTACGTCCGGGCCGGATGCGCCGTCCTGCTGCTCGGCCTGCCCTTCTACCTCGAACGCTTCTGGCTCCAGGCGGGCCTGTTCGCGATGGCCGCGGCGATCGGCGCGATCGGCATCAACCTGCTGACCGGCGCGACCGGACAGCTCTCCATGGGCCACGCCTTCTTCCTCGCGGTCGGCGCGTACGGCTACTGCGTGTTCGCCGCCGACGGGAGCGACGGGCTCACCGGTCTGGGACTGCCGACCTGGCTCGCCGCCGTGCTCGCCGTCGGTGTCTCCGGAGTCGCGGGGGGCCTCTTCAGCCCCATCGCCGGCCGGCTGCGCGGGGCCTACCTCGGCATCGCCACCCTCGCCCTGATCTTCATCGGCCAGCACGTGCTGTTCAACGCGCGCGATCTCACCGGGGGCTTCAACGGCCGCGACGTACCGCCGCTGAGCCTGTTCGGTCTCACCTTCGACGACCGCGAGACGGTGATCGCCGACGTACCCTTCGGCTCCGCGGAGAAGCTCTGGTACGTGGGACTCCTGCTGCTCCTCGCGGGGGCGCTCTTCGCCCGCGGGGTGCTGCGCGGCCGTCCCGGCCGGGCCCTGAACGCGATCCGCGACCACCGGATCGCGGCCGGCGTGATCGGAGTCCCCGTCGCCCGGTTCCGCGCCGGGGTCTTCATCCTGTCCTCGATGTACGCCGGCCTGGCCGGGGTGCTGCTCGCGCTGATCTTCCAGCGCACGGTGCCCGACTACTTCGGGATCACGCTCTCGCTCGACTATCTCGCCATGATCGTCATCGGCGGCCTCGGTTCGGTCGCCGGTGCGGTGGTCGGGGCGGCCTTCGTCTCCCTGCTGCCCCAGCTGCTGACCCACTACAGCGATGCCCTGCCCCTGGTCTCGGACCCGGGCACCGGCGGCATCGCACCGGGCGAGGCGGCCCGGTACCTGTACGGCGCCGCCGTCGTGGCGGCGGTGCTCTTCCTGCCCGGCGGCCTGGTCAGCGTGGCCGCCCGGCGTCGCGGCAGGCCCAACCCAGGGGAGGAAAGATGA
- a CDS encoding CoA ester lyase translates to MTTPVNRLRPRRSCLAVPGSNPRFLEKAQGLPADQVFLDLEDACAPLAKPDARHTIVKFLNEGDWTGKARVVRVNDWTTHWTYRDVVTVVEGAGQNLDCIMLPKVQDAQQVVALDLLLTQIEKTMGFEVGKIGIEAQIENAKGLVNVDEIAAASPRVETIIFGPADFMASINMKSLVVGEQPPGYPADAYHYILMRILMAARTHDLQAIDGPYLQIRNQEGYREVAGRAAALGFDGKWVLHPDQVAAANEIFSPSQEDFDHAELILDAYEYYTSEAGGKKGSAMLGDEMIDEASRKMALVISGKGRAAGMRRTSKFEAPEA, encoded by the coding sequence ATGACCACGCCCGTCAACCGCCTTCGTCCCCGGCGATCCTGCCTGGCGGTGCCCGGCTCGAACCCGCGCTTCCTGGAGAAGGCCCAGGGCCTCCCCGCGGACCAGGTCTTCCTGGACCTGGAGGACGCCTGCGCCCCGCTGGCCAAGCCCGACGCGCGGCACACCATCGTGAAGTTCCTCAACGAGGGCGACTGGACCGGCAAGGCGCGGGTCGTACGGGTGAACGACTGGACGACGCACTGGACCTACCGCGATGTCGTCACGGTGGTCGAGGGCGCGGGCCAGAACCTCGACTGCATCATGCTGCCGAAGGTCCAGGACGCCCAGCAGGTGGTGGCCCTCGACCTCCTGCTGACCCAGATCGAGAAGACGATGGGCTTCGAGGTCGGGAAGATCGGCATCGAGGCGCAGATCGAGAACGCGAAGGGCCTGGTGAACGTCGACGAGATCGCCGCCGCCTCGCCGCGCGTGGAGACCATCATCTTCGGCCCGGCCGACTTCATGGCGTCGATCAACATGAAGTCGCTCGTCGTCGGCGAGCAGCCCCCGGGGTACCCGGCGGACGCGTACCACTACATCCTGATGCGCATCCTGATGGCCGCGCGGACGCACGACCTCCAGGCGATCGACGGCCCCTACCTGCAGATCCGCAACCAGGAGGGCTACCGCGAGGTCGCCGGGCGCGCCGCCGCCCTCGGTTTCGACGGCAAGTGGGTGCTGCACCCGGACCAGGTCGCCGCGGCCAACGAGATCTTCTCGCCCTCGCAGGAGGACTTCGACCACGCCGAGCTGATTCTCGACGCATACGAGTACTACACGTCCGAGGCGGGCGGCAAGAAGGGCTCCGCGATGCTCGGTGACGAGATGATCGACGAGGCCAGCCGCAAGATGGCACTGGTGATCTCCGGCAAGGGCCGGGCGGCCGGCATGCGCCGCACCAGCAAGTTCGAAGCTCCGGAGGCCTGA
- the pssA gene encoding CDP-diacylglycerol--serine O-phosphatidyltransferase, whose protein sequence is MPEADEVDDEEEMPLSLRLSIADTLTLGNATCGFMAVYFTTTGILIPHLTGSQESGMARHSAATAVILMLCAAVFDLFDGLVARKLRSSPMGAELDNLSDLISFGLAPAYFVLVYGMVADDAHQRVAAVGAIVVLLAVVLRLARFSCVTVKDGTFQGMPSPFGALTVVSIVLLELPFVATLMAIIGTAWLMVSRVEYPKPRGRLAVAMLSWIVLSMGMLAAWAFDAPGGQLLLQTGCALQLVLGAVIPLFATARRVNNFRDNRREARAAQLP, encoded by the coding sequence GTGCCGGAGGCCGACGAGGTGGACGACGAGGAGGAAATGCCCCTCTCTCTTCGCCTCTCGATAGCGGACACCCTCACCCTCGGCAACGCCACGTGCGGCTTCATGGCGGTGTACTTCACCACCACCGGCATCCTGATCCCGCACCTCACCGGCAGCCAGGAGTCGGGCATGGCGCGGCACAGCGCCGCCACGGCCGTCATCCTGATGCTCTGCGCCGCGGTCTTCGACCTGTTCGACGGCCTGGTGGCGAGAAAACTGCGCTCCTCCCCCATGGGCGCGGAACTCGACAACCTGTCGGACCTGATCAGCTTCGGCCTCGCTCCGGCCTACTTCGTGCTGGTCTACGGCATGGTCGCGGACGACGCGCACCAGAGAGTGGCCGCGGTCGGCGCGATCGTGGTGCTGCTGGCGGTCGTGCTGCGGCTGGCGCGCTTCTCCTGCGTGACGGTCAAGGACGGCACGTTCCAGGGCATGCCGTCGCCGTTCGGCGCGCTGACGGTGGTCTCGATCGTGCTGCTGGAGCTTCCCTTCGTCGCCACGCTCATGGCGATCATCGGGACCGCGTGGCTCATGGTGAGCCGGGTCGAGTATCCGAAGCCGCGGGGACGTCTCGCGGTGGCGATGCTCTCCTGGATCGTCCTGAGCATGGGCATGCTGGCGGCCTGGGCCTTCGACGCTCCGGGCGGGCAGCTGCTCCTCCAGACCGGGTGTGCGCTCCAGCTGGTCCTCGGCGCGGTGATTCCCCTCTTCGCCACTGCCCGGAGGGTGAACAACTTCCGCGACAACCGACGTGAGGCGCGCGCGGCACAGCTGCCGTAG
- a CDS encoding ABC transporter substrate-binding protein has translation MTMRMVRRPGAPAAKAVAGALAVLLVLAGCSSKAKDGKESDKEAAGGVKTGAGVSGKTIELGVLTDMTGVYATLGKSVTQAQQLYVKQTNADGGVCGYQLALTVRDHGYDPQKAVAGYTDLEPKVLGFTQFIGSPFVAAVKQRVDGRDKGLVLPQAWSASLLGSPYIRVIGSTYDIETINALDFLMKEKGLKKGDKVGHVYFEGDYGENALAGSKYMAKQSGLTIVEQKIKPTDNDMTAQVAALKQAGVKAIVVSAGPRQAASLVGVAAAGKFDVPVIGNNSAFAPQLLATQAGPALMKNYYVASPSLPIGADTPQAKKLVEDYKAAYPKDSLDNGVVAGWTAALAFGEALKKACAGKDLTREGVDKALLTINAFDPGFGVTQDFTDPKAPSSKESVILQPDKNAVGGMKVVRQAAASAVAEGYTPGG, from the coding sequence ATGACCATGCGCATGGTACGGAGGCCGGGGGCACCCGCGGCGAAGGCGGTCGCGGGCGCGCTCGCGGTGCTGCTCGTGCTGGCCGGGTGCAGTTCCAAGGCCAAGGACGGCAAGGAGAGCGACAAGGAGGCGGCGGGTGGAGTCAAGACCGGCGCGGGTGTCTCCGGAAAGACCATCGAACTCGGGGTGCTCACCGACATGACGGGGGTCTACGCGACCCTCGGCAAGAGTGTCACGCAGGCCCAGCAGCTCTACGTGAAGCAGACCAACGCCGACGGCGGTGTGTGCGGCTACCAACTGGCTCTCACCGTCCGCGACCACGGCTACGACCCGCAGAAGGCGGTCGCCGGGTACACCGATCTGGAGCCGAAGGTACTCGGGTTCACGCAGTTCATCGGCTCGCCGTTCGTGGCCGCAGTCAAGCAGCGCGTGGACGGCCGGGACAAGGGCCTGGTGCTGCCCCAGGCATGGTCGGCCAGCCTGCTCGGCAGCCCGTACATCCGGGTCATCGGGTCCACGTACGACATCGAGACGATCAACGCCCTCGACTTCCTGATGAAGGAGAAGGGCCTGAAGAAGGGCGACAAGGTCGGCCATGTGTACTTCGAGGGCGACTACGGCGAGAACGCCCTGGCCGGTTCGAAGTACATGGCGAAGCAGTCCGGGCTCACCATCGTCGAGCAGAAGATCAAACCGACCGACAACGACATGACCGCCCAGGTCGCCGCCCTGAAGCAGGCCGGCGTCAAGGCGATCGTGGTCAGCGCGGGCCCGCGCCAGGCGGCCTCGCTCGTCGGTGTGGCGGCGGCGGGCAAGTTCGACGTGCCCGTCATCGGCAACAACTCGGCCTTCGCGCCGCAGCTGCTCGCCACCCAGGCGGGCCCCGCCCTGATGAAGAACTACTACGTCGCCTCGCCCTCGCTGCCCATCGGCGCGGACACCCCACAGGCCAAGAAGCTCGTCGAGGACTACAAGGCGGCCTATCCGAAGGACTCGCTGGACAACGGTGTGGTGGCCGGCTGGACCGCCGCTCTCGCCTTCGGTGAGGCCCTCAAGAAGGCCTGTGCCGGCAAGGACCTCACCCGGGAGGGCGTGGACAAGGCGCTGCTGACGATCAACGCCTTCGACCCGGGGTTCGGCGTCACCCAGGACTTCACCGACCCGAAGGCCCCGTCCTCGAAGGAGAGCGTCATCCTGCAACCGGACAAGAACGCCGTGGGCGGGATGAAGGTCGTCCGGCAGGCCGCCGCCTCGGCCGTGGCCGAGGGCTACACACCGGGCGGCTGA
- a CDS encoding acyl-CoA dehydrogenase family protein has translation MARLAQTAGLTDVQQEILSTVRDFVDKEIIPVATELEHRDEYPQQIVDGLKELGLFGLMIPEEYGGLGESLLTYALCVEEIARGWMSVSGIINTHFIVAYMIKQHGTQEQKEHFLPRMALGEVRGAFSMSEPALGSDVSAISSKAVRDGDEYVLNGQKMWLTNGGSSTLVAVLVRSDEGHPEGTAPHKSMTTFLVEKEPGFGEVRPGLTIPGKIDKMGYKGVDTTELIMDGLRVPANRVLGGATGRGFYQMMDGVEVGRVNVAARGCGVAQRAFELGVSYAQQRHTFGKPIAQHQAIQFKLAEMATKVEAAHAMMVNAARKKDSGERNDLEAGMAKYLASEYCKEVVEDAFRIHGGYGFSKEYEIERLYREAPMLLIGEGTAEIQKMIIGRRLLEEYRLQG, from the coding sequence ATGGCGCGACTCGCCCAGACCGCCGGTCTGACCGACGTCCAGCAGGAGATCCTCTCCACGGTCCGCGACTTCGTGGACAAGGAGATCATCCCGGTCGCCACCGAGCTGGAGCACCGCGACGAGTACCCCCAGCAGATCGTCGACGGCCTGAAGGAACTGGGCCTGTTCGGCCTGATGATCCCCGAGGAGTACGGGGGTCTGGGCGAGTCGCTCCTCACGTACGCGCTCTGCGTCGAGGAGATCGCCCGTGGCTGGATGTCGGTGTCCGGCATCATCAACACGCACTTCATCGTGGCGTACATGATCAAGCAGCACGGCACCCAGGAGCAGAAGGAACACTTCCTGCCCCGGATGGCGCTGGGCGAGGTGCGTGGCGCGTTCTCGATGTCGGAGCCGGCGCTCGGCTCGGACGTGTCGGCGATCTCGTCCAAGGCGGTCCGGGACGGCGACGAGTACGTCCTGAACGGTCAGAAGATGTGGCTGACGAACGGCGGCTCGTCGACCCTGGTGGCCGTGCTCGTGCGCAGCGACGAGGGTCACCCCGAGGGCACGGCGCCGCACAAGTCGATGACGACCTTCCTGGTCGAGAAGGAGCCCGGCTTCGGCGAGGTCCGCCCCGGTCTCACGATCCCCGGGAAGATCGACAAGATGGGCTACAAGGGTGTCGACACCACCGAGCTCATCATGGACGGATTGCGCGTTCCGGCCAATCGGGTGCTCGGCGGCGCCACCGGCCGAGGGTTTTACCAAATGATGGACGGAGTGGAGGTCGGCCGCGTGAACGTGGCGGCCCGTGGCTGCGGTGTCGCTCAGCGTGCCTTCGAGCTCGGTGTCTCGTATGCCCAGCAGCGTCACACTTTCGGCAAGCCGATCGCGCAGCATCAGGCCATCCAGTTCAAGCTGGCCGAGATGGCCACCAAGGTCGAGGCCGCCCATGCGATGATGGTGAACGCGGCACGCAAAAAGGACTCCGGGGAACGAAACGACCTCGAAGCGGGGATGGCGAAGTACCTCGCGTCCGAATACTGCAAAGAAGTCGTCGAGGACGCCTTCCGGATCCACGGCGGCTACGGCTTCTCCAAGGAGTACGAGATCGAGCGTCTCTACCGTGAGGCACCGATGCTGCTGATCGGTGAAGGTACCGCCGAAATCCAGAAAATGATCATCGGGCGCCGACTGCTCGAAGAGTATCGACTCCAGGGCTAG
- a CDS encoding ABC transporter ATP-binding protein — MRELTVRFAGLTALDAVSLTVRPGTVHALIGPNGAGKSTCFNVLSGVYRPASGSVRFGEHELTGLPPHRIAALGVARIFQNLALPPRVTVEDSLLLGRHRLTRTGFLAAGLRLPAAAREERRHRERVREIAAFVGLERQLGRPAGSLPYGQQKLAELARALCMEPRLLLLDEPVAGMTADERRRTAEVVAGVRDSLGISIVLVEHDMGVVMRLADAVTVLDFGRRIADGAPADVQNDPAVVRAYLGERPDAEETDR; from the coding sequence ATACGGGAGTTGACGGTCCGGTTCGCCGGGCTGACCGCCCTGGACGCGGTGAGCCTCACGGTGCGCCCCGGCACCGTGCACGCCCTCATCGGGCCCAACGGCGCCGGAAAGTCCACCTGTTTCAACGTCCTGTCCGGTGTCTACCGGCCGGCGTCGGGAAGCGTCCGCTTCGGCGAGCACGAACTGACCGGCCTGCCACCGCACCGCATCGCGGCCCTCGGTGTCGCGCGGATCTTCCAGAACCTCGCCCTGCCGCCCCGCGTCACGGTCGAGGACAGCCTGCTGCTCGGCCGGCACCGGCTGACCCGTACCGGATTCCTCGCCGCGGGGCTGCGGTTGCCCGCCGCCGCCCGCGAGGAGCGCCGGCACCGTGAACGCGTCCGTGAGATCGCCGCGTTCGTCGGTCTGGAGCGGCAGCTCGGCCGGCCGGCCGGCTCGCTCCCGTACGGGCAGCAGAAGCTCGCCGAACTCGCCCGCGCCCTGTGCATGGAGCCACGGCTCCTGCTGCTGGACGAACCCGTCGCGGGCATGACCGCCGACGAGCGGCGCCGTACCGCCGAGGTCGTCGCGGGTGTCCGCGACAGCCTCGGCATCTCGATCGTGCTGGTGGAACACGACATGGGGGTGGTGATGCGGCTCGCGGACGCGGTGACCGTACTCGACTTCGGACGCCGGATCGCCGACGGCGCCCCAGCCGACGTACAGAACGACCCCGCGGTCGTCCGCGCCTATCTGGGCGAACGCCCCGACGCAGAGGAGACCGACCGATGA
- a CDS encoding branched-chain amino acid ABC transporter permease codes for MSTFAELLLNGVSLGSVYALIALGFVVIFRATEVVNFAHASLLLAGGYITASLHDDIGFWPALLVGIAGAALVGAAVEFLVMRRYRGSDHSVLAIVTIGVDILLTTELTRRIGTNVLSPGDPWGDAVLTIGPVSLAHTRIAAFAAAALLITVFLLAFRYTSWGVAMRAAAESPETAALMGVRLGRVSLGAWAVAGGLAAVAALFLTVFPTPGLERATSLAALKAFPAAILGGLDSTTGALVGGLLVGITESLATGYQSDLSFLGRGLGDLAPYVVMVAILLIRPAGLFGTKELARV; via the coding sequence ATGAGCACGTTCGCCGAGCTCCTCCTCAACGGAGTCTCACTGGGCTCCGTCTACGCCCTGATCGCCCTCGGCTTCGTCGTGATCTTCCGGGCCACCGAGGTCGTGAACTTCGCCCATGCCTCGCTGCTCCTCGCGGGCGGCTACATCACCGCGTCCCTGCACGACGACATCGGCTTCTGGCCCGCGCTGCTCGTCGGTATCGCGGGCGCCGCCCTGGTCGGTGCCGCCGTGGAGTTCCTGGTGATGCGCCGCTACCGAGGCTCCGACCACAGTGTCCTCGCCATCGTCACCATCGGCGTCGACATCCTGCTCACCACCGAGCTGACCCGCCGTATCGGCACGAACGTCCTGAGCCCCGGCGATCCGTGGGGAGACGCCGTGCTCACCATCGGGCCGGTCTCCCTCGCGCACACCCGGATCGCCGCGTTCGCCGCCGCGGCCCTGCTCATCACGGTCTTCCTGCTCGCCTTCCGCTACACGTCCTGGGGTGTGGCGATGCGCGCGGCGGCCGAGAGCCCCGAGACCGCGGCACTCATGGGCGTGCGGCTGGGCCGGGTGTCGCTCGGGGCCTGGGCGGTCGCCGGGGGACTGGCCGCCGTCGCGGCGCTGTTCCTCACCGTCTTCCCGACGCCCGGCCTGGAACGCGCCACCTCCCTCGCCGCGCTCAAGGCGTTCCCCGCGGCGATCCTCGGCGGCCTCGACTCGACGACGGGCGCGCTCGTGGGCGGCCTGCTCGTCGGCATCACCGAGTCCCTCGCCACCGGCTACCAGAGCGACCTCAGCTTCCTCGGGCGCGGTCTCGGAGACCTCGCGCCCTACGTGGTGATGGTCGCGATCCTGCTCATCCGGCCCGCCGGGCTGTTCGGCACGAAGGAGCTCGCCCGTGTCTGA
- a CDS encoding phosphatidylserine decarboxylase: MPHSQTSAPRDSLVGVRLARGASPWLLPTVATAALSLARSRRSGAAKAVAVPATALAAGMLWFFRDPEREIAQGRVISPADGVVQSIMPWKDGRTRVAIFMSPLNVHVNRAPLSGTVTSVEHIPGGFVPAFNKESENNERVVWHFDTELGDIEMIQIAGAVARRIVPYVPRGTKVEQGDRIGLIRFGSRVDIYLPEGVEVDVEVGQKTVAGVTRIDRD, from the coding sequence ATGCCCCACAGCCAAACCTCTGCACCTCGCGACAGCCTGGTCGGCGTACGCCTTGCGCGCGGAGCATCGCCGTGGCTTCTCCCGACCGTCGCCACCGCAGCACTCAGCCTGGCCCGCTCGCGCCGCTCCGGCGCCGCGAAGGCCGTGGCCGTACCCGCCACCGCGCTCGCGGCGGGCATGCTGTGGTTCTTCCGCGACCCGGAGCGTGAGATCGCCCAGGGCCGCGTCATCTCGCCCGCCGACGGTGTGGTGCAGAGCATCATGCCGTGGAAGGACGGGCGTACCCGCGTCGCGATCTTCATGAGTCCGCTCAACGTCCATGTCAACCGTGCGCCGCTCTCCGGCACGGTGACCTCGGTCGAGCACATCCCGGGTGGGTTCGTTCCCGCGTTCAACAAGGAGAGCGAGAACAACGAGCGCGTCGTCTGGCACTTCGACACCGAGCTCGGCGACATCGAGATGATCCAGATCGCCGGCGCCGTCGCCCGCCGTATCGTTCCTTATGTCCCCCGGGGCACGAAGGTCGAGCAGGGCGACCGGATCGGCCTGATCCGTTTCGGCTCGCGCGTCGACATCTACCTCCCCGAGGGTGTCGAGGTCGATGTGGAAGTCGGTCAGAAGACCGTGGCTGGGGTGACTCGAATTGACCGTGATTGA
- a CDS encoding MaoC family dehydratase produces MQFGRTYEEFEVGAVYKHWPGKTVTEYDDHLFCLLTMNHHPLHMDTNYAERTTDFGRNVVVGNYIYSLLLGMSVPDVSGKAIANLEIESLKHVAPTFHGDTLYGETTVLDKTPSRSKNDRGIVHVETRGYKQDGTLVCVFRRKVMVPTETYIKERGGEQPGRPEPTAPAEKKTEK; encoded by the coding sequence ATGCAGTTCGGACGCACGTACGAAGAGTTCGAGGTCGGCGCGGTCTACAAGCACTGGCCCGGCAAGACGGTCACCGAGTACGACGACCACCTCTTCTGTCTTCTGACCATGAACCACCACCCCCTCCACATGGACACGAACTATGCGGAGAGGACGACCGACTTCGGCCGGAACGTCGTCGTGGGCAACTACATCTACTCGCTGCTGCTCGGCATGTCGGTCCCCGACGTGTCCGGGAAGGCGATCGCGAACCTGGAGATCGAGTCGCTCAAGCACGTGGCGCCGACCTTCCACGGCGACACCCTCTACGGCGAGACGACCGTCCTCGACAAGACGCCCTCCCGGAGCAAGAACGACCGCGGGATCGTCCATGTCGAGACCAGGGGCTACAAGCAGGACGGCACGCTGGTCTGCGTGTTCCGCCGCAAGGTGATGGTCCCCACCGAGACGTACATCAAGGAGCGCGGCGGCGAGCAGCCCGGCCGCCCGGAGCCGACCGCACCCGCGGAGAAGAAGACGGAGAAGTAG
- a CDS encoding ABC transporter ATP-binding protein translates to MGGSALLVRNLSVGYGPVRALRQVSLDVPEGAVVTVLGGNGAGKSTLLRAVCRTLSFHSGAVTGGSVSLGGRPLDRLPPDRVVAAGVSQVPEGRRVFARMTVADNLRAGALGATGGRADRARALRRVHDLFPVLAERAQQRAGLLSGGEQQMLAVGRALMGAPKVLLLDEPSLGLAPLMAARIADTVREINAQGTSVLLVEQNAALALRLATHAYVLEVGEVTLSGPAAELAASDEVRRRYLGVVDEDAAADASRARGALPALPRWKG, encoded by the coding sequence ATGGGCGGTTCCGCTCTGCTCGTACGGAACCTGTCGGTCGGATACGGACCCGTGCGCGCGCTGCGCCAGGTGTCGCTGGACGTTCCGGAAGGTGCCGTGGTCACGGTCCTGGGCGGCAACGGCGCGGGCAAGTCGACGCTGCTGCGTGCCGTGTGCCGGACCCTCTCCTTCCACAGTGGGGCGGTGACCGGAGGGTCCGTCAGCCTGGGCGGCCGCCCACTCGACCGGCTGCCGCCGGACCGGGTGGTCGCCGCTGGGGTGTCCCAAGTACCGGAGGGCAGGCGGGTGTTCGCCCGGATGACGGTCGCCGACAACCTGCGGGCCGGAGCGCTCGGCGCCACCGGTGGCCGGGCCGACCGGGCCCGGGCGCTGCGCCGCGTGCACGACCTGTTCCCCGTGCTGGCCGAGCGCGCCCAGCAGCGCGCCGGACTGCTGTCCGGCGGCGAGCAGCAGATGCTCGCGGTCGGACGGGCGCTCATGGGCGCCCCCAAGGTGCTCCTCCTCGACGAGCCCTCGCTCGGACTCGCCCCGCTGATGGCCGCCCGGATCGCCGACACCGTACGGGAGATCAACGCGCAGGGCACCTCCGTCCTCCTCGTCGAGCAGAACGCCGCCCTCGCCCTCCGGCTCGCCACCCACGCCTATGTCCTGGAGGTCGGCGAGGTGACCCTCTCGGGCCCCGCCGCCGAGCTGGCCGCCTCCGACGAGGTGCGCCGCCGCTACCTCGGTGTGGTGGACGAGGACGCCGCGGCCGACGCGTCACGAGCGCGCGGCGCGCTGCCGGCCCTGCCGCGCTGGAAGGGGTGA